One segment of Falco peregrinus isolate bFalPer1 chromosome 4, bFalPer1.pri, whole genome shotgun sequence DNA contains the following:
- the LOC101918248 gene encoding trefoil factor 2-like, producing the protein MDLKVICALSAILVIALSTLAEGKVPPSKCQCKVTPKERKNCGYPGISAKECRKAGCCFDASVPNVPWCFVAKPKKVKKVCPSNSHTRINCGFPGITAKECEQKGCCFEAHPAGVPWCFYRHVVEEGNLATCRPESSH; encoded by the exons ATGGATCTCAAAGTGATCTGTGCACTCTCTGCCATCCTTGTCATAGCCCTCAGCACCCTGGCAGAGGGAAAGGTACCACCAAGTAA ATGCCAGTGTAAAGTGACCCCCAAGGAGCGGAAGAACTGCGGCTATCCGGGAATCTCAGCAAAGGAGTGCAGGAAAGCTGGGTGCTGCTTCGACGCTTCAGTCCCTAACGTTCCCTGGTGCTTTGTTGCTAAACCAAAGAAAG TTAAGAAAGTGTGTCCCAGCAATTCTCACACCAGGATAAACTGTGGCTTCCCTGGTATCACAGCTAAGGAGTGTGAACAGAAGGGGTGCTGCTTCGAGGCGCATCCTGCTGGTGTCCCCTGGTGCTTCTACCGCCACGTGGTGGAGGAAG GAAATTTAGCAACCTGCCGACCAGAGAGCAGTCACTAA